The following DNA comes from Lemur catta isolate mLemCat1 chromosome 8, mLemCat1.pri, whole genome shotgun sequence.
GGGGGCCCCTCGgtggcccagggagggcagggccttAGCGCTGGATCCCTTGCCGAGTTGGAAGGTGTCATGCATGATCTCAAAGGCTCCGCTAACCCCACGTGGACACCCCGATGGCCTTGCAGGCTTCTCGCAGGGGGCTGAGGGGAGCCTCGCCTGAGGCCTGGGCTGGCGGGCTCTGGTGGCGCGTCCCCagcgggaggaggcaggggaggaaggcacAGGCCCACTCACGGTCTCCAGTGGGATGCTGCTCATGGCTGCAGGCGGCGGCTTCTGCaggggggcagggagctgggggaggggtgggaagctGGAGGTGCCCCTGAGGTCCCTGAAATACATGGCTTTTGGGGACACTGGCTCCCAGCTGACCTGAAGGCCTCATACAAAATCAAAAGCTGGGGGCAGGTGAGGCCAGGCCGGGGCCAGTGCACGGCGCCCtttccccacctgccctgcaccctgcctgggcctctcagcCGAGGGGAATTAAATATCGTCCGTTCTACATTTTGGCAAAGTCAGTCCTTGGCCTCGGTCCCTTGGGGCCGTGGTGCAGTTACCGCCACCGGGGCCTGGCTACTGCAAGggccaggctgaggaggaggagcaggaggaaggcgCAGGGCTGGGGGAAGCTGGCGGCCGAGGTCTTCTGCCCCTCCCGCTCCGACAGGCCGGGGAGGGCGTGTGTCAAGGGCGTCCGGGCGCTGGAGCTCTTCCTGCTGGTCTTCCGGCCACAGAGGTCATCCGGGCAGCCATCGCCACTGCCGGAGCCGCTGCCGTCGTCacctgggaaggagaggaggctCTGGCGGGCCCATCCCCACTGGGACCCAAGTGCAGCGTCCCCCCTTAAGACACCACGTGCTAGGGGAACCCGACATCCTTGCTGTGTGGGAGCCCAGGGCAGCGGCACCCTGACCCCAGCAGCCCGGCCCGAGGGAGGCCTGGACACTCTCAGCCCGGGGTCTGCCTCCTGGTGTCCCCACCTGAGCCACGTCCTGGCCAGGCCTCAACTGTGCCTCGGGGACACGGGGGGCTCGGTGTTCGTGCCTGGGCGGCAGCAGGGTCCTCACAGCCACTGCGGGGCGTGGGCtgagggcctggggtgggggggggagccTGGGGGCGCCCCTGCACCCTCCCTCTCCTGGGCGGGGCTCACGCCCCCacgctgccccccgcccccggctctCAGCCCCCACAGGGCCCCCCCATCCTCACTGGCGTCCTGGAAGTCCACGTCGTTGCCATTGTAGGCGCTGCGCAGCCGGTTGGTCATGATCTTCAGCTGCATGATCTGCTGCCGGATGGTCATGTCCGGCTTGGTGATGTCCACCTCCACCTCGGGGTTGTTGATCTGGTTGGCCAAGCCGTCGCCCATCACCTCGGGGAGGTACCTGGGGCAGCAGAGCCCCAGGTCACTGTGCCAGCCCCCACAAAGGGGCACCGCCCTGGCACGGCACCCCCAGCCCCTCAATTCCGAGACGCCCAGCTTGAAATGCCAGGGGGCCCATGCCGGCCCCACAGGTGTGAGGCCTCGACCCCTCTAGCATGGTGCATGCTGCGGGGAGCTGGCACAGGTGGGGGATGGGCCTTCCACGCCCGCTTCCTGCGTCCTGCCGTGTGCCACGTGTGGGACGTGCCCCTGTGCATGGCACCGCAGGCCAGGCACAGCCCACGGAGACCCCACGGGAAAGAGGGTCTGTGGCCACTCAGGTGGGCACCTACCGGCCCTTGGCCATCCCATTCCAGCAACGGTCGTCGCTGGCGGTGCTCAGGGCCATCTTCTCGCTGCACAGCGTCCCTGGGAGGCTGATCCAGAAGTCCTGGACGTCGCGGAGCTGGGCCTTGGCCTCAGAGACCTGCCGGGCAGCAGTCAGGCCACCAGGCTGCCGGGACCAGCCTGCCCCGCTCACCCCTGGGGTGTGGCCGCAGCCAGGGGCTGACCCAGGGGTCACTCACCAGCTTCTCCAGTGCGCCCGTGGGGGAGCGCTCCGGCAGCACCGCCTTGCCCCGGCGCGGCCGCTCCTCAGGCCCAGCACCCTGGGGGTTGACCTTGGGGCTCCCGCAGCCCAGGATGACCTGGGGAGACACCGCAGGGGTCCTGGAGGGGCAGCAGGGCCCCTCAGGTCTGGACAGGGGCTTGCCTGGGACACCCCCCGCTCACCACGCCCTCATCCGCACCTTGGCCATGAGTGTGTCCCTGTTGTCCTGGAGGACGTTGACAGCCTCTGCCAGCCACACGTGCACACTGCCGACCACGCTCTCCACGCCCGCCGGGCCCCAGAACTTGTCGGTGATGAGCACCATGGAGTCTGGCACAGGTGTTAGCACATGTGCGCACACGTCAGCATGCATGCATGCTCACGCGGTCTCCACGCACGGGAAAAGGCCGGTCAGCATGGGAGACTCCGTGAGCACACACTCCGGTTGGCCCAGCTTGTCACATATGTGGTCACGCATGCTTGTCAGTAAGCACGTGTGTGCCCATGGGCAGGGTTAACACGGACACACGTGGAGGACATTGGCACACCTGCTGCCACCGTATCTCCATTTTGGGCAAGTTGGCTCACGTGGGTGTTTCATGTGCACGCTGCCACGTGAGCCTATGCGTACGTATCACGTGCATGTTGGCTCACCCCCGCCACCCCACGTGTACATGAGCTCATGTGTGTCTGCGTGTGCATACAGTCAGCACACGCATGTGTAAAACTTACTCAGGTTGCTAAGTTTCTATGTTGGCCCACACCATGTCATCACACACACACTAGCACACGTGTTGGCCCATGTGTCAGCACATGCACATGCTGGCACTTAGTGTGTGAGCTGACCCACCTCATGTTGGCACGTGTGCTTGTTAGCTGCCATGTATGCATGTTGGCTCCTCATGCCAGCAGACATACATGTTAGCATGTGTTAGCACACATGCATCTTGACCCACATGTTGGGACATGTACACATAAGCACGCCATGGTGGCATACACTGGTCCTGTATCAGCACACGTACATGCCAGCTTACGAGTGCTGGCCCACCACATGTCAGTGCACATACATGTTGGCTCATGCATGTCACACATGTGCTGGTATGTGTGCATATTGGGGCACTCATGCAGTGGAGAAAGGCAAGGAACTATGTCCTGACGGGGCTCCCTCCCGGGTGGCCATCCCAAGTCATGGGCCACTAGGGACATTCAAAAGGCATCCTTGCCCCTCAGCCCCATGGCTCCACCCAGATCTGGCCCTGAACTGGGCACCCCTGATCAGGCCCCTCCAGACCCCTGGGTCTAAGCCCTGAGCCAGGGACCCCTGCCCCCCGGGACCCCGGCTGGGAGCTCCTGAGGACAGGCCCGGGCTGTGCCGGAGGGTGGGGCTCACCCAGGAGGTTCCTCCATTCGGCGTCCAGGTCGGCCTGATTGGCAAGGCAGCCCTTGAGCACATTTCGGCAATAGTCGGGGCAGGGCCGGGCACCGGGGACGCCCAGGCAGTGAGCGCAGTAGACCAGCTTCATGACGGCCCGCGAGCACTCTGGGCCCAGGGGCACCTGGGGAGCGAAGAAAGCCTGAGCCTGGCCTCCGCACCCCGGTGTGCCTGGACCCCCGACCAGCCCCGTGGGGGCTCTgggtggagggcagaggaggcCTCAGCTCCACCCTGACTTGCAGTGGGaccctggggcaggacagtccCAGGGCCAGGACTCCCTGGGACACTGTTGTCACTAACGCTCACAGGGAAGCATGAACAACCCCACCGGCCACagagacgaggaaactgaggcttgggagtTGGGCGGTCACTTGCCAGGGACCCTGGCTGGGGACCAGGGCTATGAGGGGCtgaggccagtgcctgcctcacACCCATCCCCAGGGGGACTGGCACATGCTGCCCCTGCAGGGCTGCGGGAGCCCCAGCCTGCTTGAGCCTCCCCCTCTTGTCTCCCGTACGCCCTGACCCCGCAGGATCCACATCTGACCCCGGGCCTGCTGGCCCGTCCCACCCCGCCCGAGACACATGCTGTCGCCAGGCCCTGCCACTGCGTGGCTGAGGGCTAGGCGGCTGGCACGAGGCTCGGGGACCCAGGGCTGAGCCCGGGGAGATGGGAAGAGCGTGGGGCCCTGGGGACCGTGTGTGGGCCTGGGCCGCTGTGCATACCTGGGCCACCTTCCGGACCACGTCGCTGGCCACCCCCAGTCCCTGCACGAAGGAGCGTGCAGCCACGAATGCGCGGGTGGCTCGCAGGCGCAGCTCCCGGGGGGCCTCCCCGAAGGGCCGCAGCGCCTCGGCCTGCTTGCCCAGGCAGTCCAGGTAGTCGTCGGGCAGCAGCAGCTGGGGGTGCAGCTGTTTGAAGAGGCGCTCCAGCAGGCGAGCCCAGAACTCGGCCAGCGTCTCCTCCAGGTGCAGGTTGGCGCCGCGGTAGTAGAGGCGCAGCTCCGCGTACAGGTCCCGGAAGGCCCTGGCGTTCTGCGTGTACAGCTCCCCGAAGGCGCCAGGGAAGGCGTCCTGCAGCGTCCGCTCCGAGTCGTTCAGCAGGTGCTGGAAGTGGTCTGTGCACAGGTCGGGGGTGAGGCCTGGGACCCTGCTTCCCCCTGGCTGCCTGGACACTGTGGCAGCCACACTGGGGTGTGGGGGGCTCACCCGGGAGACCCGCTGCTCTGAGAACACACTCGCTCGTGCCAGGTGGGCCACGGGGCTTGCCGAGACCCCACCCTCCCGGCCGGGGCGCAGAGGCCCAGGTGCGGGGTCCTCTCTCGGGTCTCAGGCCTCCGCCCACCCTTCTCCTGCCAAGCTCACCCCCCACCGGGTGAAGCCCCCACGCCCACCTCCCCCCTGTGCCAGCGTCCCGCAGGCCGGGGCGCCAGGCCCGCACTCACCGTCGAAGCCGCGCAGCTGCGTGGTGAGCATGGTCTGCAGGGCGCGGCTGCTGTCGCGGAGCGCGGTCTCCAGCTCGGCACGGCTGCGGTTGGCCAGATTCTCCTCCATCTCGCTGGTGCAGCAGGTGTAGCCCTGGGGGCAGATCCGCAGGTGCTCACCTGTGGGGAGGGCTGGGCgtgagggggaggggcagagacagCTTTGGGGAGCCAGCAGGGCAGCCTCAGGCTCTCCGGAGAGGCGAGGGTGGCAGGCCCAGGACGTGCCAGCTGGGACCTGGCGCAGCTCGGTGCTGGCCAGCCTGGGGGATGTCCCTGGGTGAAGACAGAGACCAGGGGCAGGGCAAGGCTGGCCTGGGTCCTGGCCACCCACGGCACATGACAGGTAGGGCTTCCTCCCAGGCCCTGTGGGcaagccctgggggagggggcaaagTAGATGTGTCATCCTGTGCCCCAGCCTGCTGCCACCAGGCACACGAGGACCCGTTCCAGGGGCCCCAGCAAAGAGCTGGCCTCAGGGGTCCTtgttggggtggggaaggggctacCAGGTGCCCCTCGCCCAGGCCTGTGGCTGCGGACGGGAAGGGAGAAGGGACCCaagcctcctctctccccacaccAGCCCTGGGAGGCACCCAGTTCTCACTGCCTGTTCTGGGCTGGCCAGATGCAGGAGCCCCGCGAGACCCTGTGGCCCCCCAAAATCCCAGGCACAAGTCTGGTGGGGGGATGGGCACACCCTGGTGCAGGTGACAGGCCCTGTGGAGGGGCCATCTGACCATGTCCCGAGCCCCCTGGCCAGCGGGGCACACCCTGTGCCCCTCAGTGTCCCTGTGGAGCCCCCTCTGCACCTGACCCAGGCTGCCCTGCTCGGGTGTCCTAGGCAGAGTGACAGTGGCTGCACCAAGGCAGACGACCTTGCCTCCCGCCGGGAGTGAGTGAGGATGGGGCCCACGGTGCACGTTCCCAAAGGTGCTAATTCCAGCTCTACAAAGGCTGCAGTGACCCCCCCTCTGCATACCAGGAActcacccacccacacccaccgGGTCCGGCACAGGGGGGGCGCAGGCAAGGGCCGGGGCTGAACAGATGGGTGGGGTGGGCGGGATTCCAGAAACATCCTCCAGCAGGGCAGCCTCAGGGTCAGGGCTGGGTCCAGGAGCCAGAGAGAGGCCCCGTCCCTCCTGGCTTGGTGCTGGCTGgggtggctggtggctgccagccCTGCGCTCCACGGAGGGGCgggatggggggagggaagcTGCCCACTGGctctgcagggtgggggtggggcggggcggccTGGGCAGAGCCTCCCTGGGTCCTGCGGGGTGGGGTGCTCCAGGTGACCTGGACAGGGGTGTTGGCAGCACAGCGGGAAGGGTGCAGCCCTGCTGGGCCCCAGGACTGAGTGACTGCACGAGGGGCCACACCCCAGGCCTGGGGTCCAGGAAGCCCCTTCCCAGGGCAGCCTAAGTCACTACCCCACCGCTGAATTAGCCCTGAGAGCCCAGCGGAAGGACCGGGTCGGGCCAGTCTGTTTCTATCTCCTGCACCCCCACAAGCACAAGCACCTGGGAGGCCACTGGGACAAGGGGGAGTTGTGGTGTGGCCCCTCTGTGGCCTCTGTGCCTGCTGAGGTGACAGCAAGGACCCCTGGGTcctggctgggcagggtgggggggcgCCACTAcggtggggcccagggctgggggaggggagggcagaggcaggaggagcccgCCAGCCCTCCCACCGCAGTCACAAGCCGGGGGCTCAGTCCAGAGCGCTCCCTCCTCGCGGCTTTCCAGCCTCGGGGTCCTGAAATGTTCTGACGCAGGGGCTGAGGCCCAAGCGGGTGGGTGGCTCTCACCCAGGCCCCCTGAGGAACCCCCCCCGCAGGAAACCAGCACGTGCCCCAGGGCTGAGCGATGCCCACTCAAGTCAGGTAGAGCGAGCACAAGCCCAGCAGTGCCCACCCCCTGGTGAGCCCGAGGCCTGCTGGGGGGCCTCGTGGGAGCCAGCTGGGGCAAGGCCGGAGCCCAGCTGTGACAGCCTTGTGGCCTGGTGGAGAAGGCCACCCTGCCCCAGTCCCTGTctgtccctttcctcctcccgGGTGGGGAAGGTGctcagggcagggggctggggcatGAGAACATCCGCCAGCGACCATGctctgctccctgcagcctctaCTGACTGAGTCCCTGAGTGCAGGGACCTCCCCTCTGACCCCTCCTTGGGGACCTGTGGCTAGGAGCAGACACAGGACACGTCTTCCCAAGGGTGGGGCCCTGTGCACCCCCCAGAGGAAACGGCTCAAGCTCCCCCCTCCCACAGGAGCCAAAGGTGCCCCACTTCCTCCCCAACAGCAGGGCCAGGAGGGCCCAGGAAAGTGCCTGGGGACGGCAGCCTAGGGCTTCCCAGGGACACCGTGCTCAGCAGTGACGGGGCACCCCAGTCAGGACTGCTGGGTCACAGCAGAGGGCAGGCGCCGGACGCTGCCTGGATGTCTACAGGCTGAGGCTGCAAAGGCTGTACTGCCGGGCTGGAAGGGGGGACCGATCCCTTGCTGGCTCCTCCCACTGGGCCTCTCCCTCTGGAGACCTCCCGAGGGTCCCTAGTGGACCCCTCACTGTGCAGACTGGGGCGGGGGAGAGGCTGAGGATAGACAGGGAGGGGTGTGGACAAGGACACCCAAGAAACACAGGAGCCCCCCAGGTGCAGGTTCTGCTCAGGGGGCACGGCCAGCCCCCCTCCTGCTCGCAGCTGTGTGCGGCCCCCCTCACCCccgcctccctgcagcccctctcacccccaccctgcctggccaccTCGCCCAGCCGCCCGGTGACCTGGGCTGTTCCGGctgccccagcacagcccccgtccctccctccctcctcggAAAGACACGGGAGTGAAGACACGGAGCCAGAGCCTGGGCGCCGGCGGAGGGCCCCGGGCAGCTGGGTGGAGGCGGCCCCCGGACACCTGCTGCGGGGTGGGGCGTGGTCAGAGGCAGGAGGCTTCGCTTCCTTCTACCGCGACCGCCAGCTCCGGCCTGGGCCCGCAGGCGAGCCTTGGTCCTGGACGTCAGACGGGCAGAGGTGGCTCTGCAAGCCCCCTCCTGGGAGAATGCGACAGGGTCTGCTGGACAGGGACAGGCGCAAGTCCAGCTGTCACCTGGAACCTCCCCACCTCCCGGCCCCCTTCTCAGGAGGAAGAGAATGCCGCTGTCCTgttccctctctgcccctcccacaAACCTGAGGGAGGCAtcggcccctccctccccactgcctcctcTCTGCACTGGGGCTGCCTGCTCCAGCCGGGCCAG
Coding sequences within:
- the GPC1 gene encoding glypican-1 gives rise to the protein MELRARGWWLLCASAALFCCVRGDPASKSRSCSEVRQIYGAKGFSLSDVPQAEISGEHLRICPQGYTCCTSEMEENLANRSRAELETALRDSSRALQTMLTTQLRGFDDHFQHLLNDSERTLQDAFPGAFGELYTQNARAFRDLYAELRLYYRGANLHLEETLAEFWARLLERLFKQLHPQLLLPDDYLDCLGKQAEALRPFGEAPRELRLRATRAFVAARSFVQGLGVASDVVRKVAQVPLGPECSRAVMKLVYCAHCLGVPGARPCPDYCRNVLKGCLANQADLDAEWRNLLDSMVLITDKFWGPAGVESVVGSVHVWLAEAVNVLQDNRDTLMAKVILGCGSPKVNPQGAGPEERPRRGKAVLPERSPTGALEKLVSEAKAQLRDVQDFWISLPGTLCSEKMALSTASDDRCWNGMAKGRYLPEVMGDGLANQINNPEVEVDITKPDMTIRQQIMQLKIMTNRLRSAYNGNDVDFQDASDDGSGSGSGDGCPDDLCGRKTSRKSSSARTPLTHALPGLSEREGQKTSAASFPQPCAFLLLLLLSLALAVARPRWR